In the Verrucomicrobiia bacterium genome, GACCAACAAGGCGGTGGCGAGCCCACCGGCGGCCGACACCCATGCGAAACGCGGGAGATGCATTTGGAAATTCGTTGAGTTGCAGGCCGTACCTCGCAATCCCCGTCCGGTTGGCCGCTCAGCGGAAAATCCGTTGTGCGAATTGGTACAGCGCCTTCCTCCAATGCTGGAAATCATGGGCGTGCTCATCCACGTGCCAGATGTGCGGAACCCCGTTCTCCTTGAGGAAGGCGTGGACTCCCTGGCTGATGCGGATCAGGCCGTCCTGGTTGCCACAGGAAACGAAGAGCAGCTTCAGCTGCTGTTTCGCGAGCTCCGGATCGGGCATGAGCTCCGCCGGCGGCCTCGTGTTGGGCGCCGATGAGAACCCGCCGACCCAGGCAAAGGTGTCGAGATGCCCCAGCCCGAAATTCAGGGACTGGCCGCCGCCCATCGAGAGTCCGGCCAGCGCGCGGTCTGTGCGATCGGTCTTCACCGAATACGTCGCCTCGACGAATGGAATGAGATCATTGAGGAGGTCGCCCTCGAAGTGGGCGAAGGCGGGCGCGCTGGCCATGACATTGCCCTCGGCGCGGTCGTTCGGCTGCGCGCGCCCGTTGGGCATGACGATGACCATCGGCACGGCCTTCTGGTCCGCGATCAGGTTGTCGAGGATGACTTCCGGCTGACCGCCACGGCGCCACTCCTCCTCGTCCCCACCAATGCCGTGGAGCAGGTAGAGCACCGGATATTTCTGGTCGGCCGAATAGCCGGGCGGCGTGTAGATGAGCACCTTGCGCCGTGTGCCGACGGTCGTCGAGTCGTACTCGACCATCTCCAGTTTGCCGTGGGGAATCCCCACCCGCGCCTGATCGAATCCCGGGGGTTCCTCCGGGAACGCCCGCCGGTCATCCGGACCCAGCTCGATGGGGCCGCCGAAGCCGCCGCGTCCTGGACGCGGTCGGTCGGCGGATGGGGCCGCCCTGTCCGAAGGTACGGAGGCCGCGGCCTCTCCCGGAATCCGGGTGGCCGCAAACTCCTCCGTCGCCACGTCGCCGACCTGCCGCGTGAACCGGATGACATCGCCCGCAATCGTACCTTGGTAGCGAATCGAGATGTCGTTCCCCTGGAAGCTGAAGACCTCCACAAAACTCACCTTGTCGCCGACCTGCCTTCCGTCCTGGATGTCCACCGTGCGCTGGTTCCCGCCATTGATGCTCCCCGTGGCCTTGCCGGTGACCTTTTCGCCGACGGTCTTCAGCTCGTAGACATAGGTCTGCTTGCCGACCTGCGTGTCGAACGCGGCCTTCCAAGTGCCGTCGAGTCCGGCGGCGTGGAGCAATGTGGTGGCGCCGGCAAGCATCAGGGAGGTGATGACAGGAGTCTTCATGGACGGGGGGATGGCAGGGGGTGCAGATCGCGTGAATGTCATGGGAAAGTCTCACTCCTTGAACAGCAGCGGCGCGAACTCGCGGAGGCTGCGTCGCCAAGTCTGCCATTCGTGGGCGGTATCCGGCGAGACGTAGAAGTGGCTGTTGATCCCTGCCGCCCTGAGCGCCTCGACGTTGGACTTGGGATCCCCGCCGCGGTTGTCGCCCAACTCCCTGCTGCCGTAGCTGACGAAGACCAGCCGGTTCTTCAACTTGAACGCCTCCAGGTCCGTGAGATTCGTCACGGCAATGCTGCCGCCACTGAAGACCCCGATGTGCGAGAAGGTGTCGAGGTGGCGCAGCGTGATCATCCGGGTCTCCATGCCGCCCATGGAGAGGCCGGCCATCGCGCGGTGGGGCTGGTCGGAGAGCGTCCGGAAATGCGCGTCAACGAACGGAATCAGTTCCTGCACAAGCACCGTCTCGAAGGGAGTGATGTCGAAGTTCCGGAGGCCGCCCATCGGCGTCTCGTTCGTCATGCCGTAGATCATGACGATGAGGAACGGCCGGGCCTTGTTCCCGGCGATCAGGTTGTCCATGATCTCCCGGGCCCGCCCTTGGACTCCCCAACCGTACTCGTTCTCGCCCCAGCCGTGCTGGAGATAAAGGACGGGATACCGCCGGTCCGGATTCTGGTCGTAGCCCGGCGGCGTGTAGACGAACGCGCGGCGCATCGCATCGGTGCTCTTCGAGTGGAAGAAGAGTTCGCGCAACTGGCCCTGGGGCACGTTCTTCAGGGCATAGAAATCCTGATCTTTGGCCGGAACCTCGACCGCACTGCCCCAGCGGTTGGCCCCGAAGAACATCCGGCTATTGGGATCCGGCACCTCCGCCCCATCCAACCGGATCAGGTAGTAGTGGAATCCCTCATCCAGCGGCCGGGTGTGGCCGTACCAGGCGCCATCGTCCCCCCGGATGAATTCGCTGCTGTCGCGGAAGGTCACGCCCACGCTTCGGGCCTCCGGCGCGACGATGCGAAATTTCACGCGGCCCTCCGGATTGACTTTGGGGTAGTCCTTGCCGGGTTGATTGGAAGTGGCCGGTTTCCAGTCGTCTTCCGGAGCGTCGGACCGGGCTTGGGCGATGCCGGATGTCACGGCCAGCCCGGTCAGCAGCACGAAGGGGAGGAGTCTTGGCTTCATCAGTCCCATGGGGTCTCCACGAAACCTGTGGACCGGCTCCGGGGCGGATGGTTTCAGGAATCTGCGGCTGCGGGCCGGCCGTCTGCGGATTTCGGCCTCCTCGGCTCCCTCCAAGTCGCCACAGCGGAGCGCGGACTTCAGCCCGGAAGGGCCCGGCCCGCGACCGAAGCGACACTGGGCATTCAGAGCGGCTTCGGCTCCCAGATGCGATTGGTCCGCGCCTCGTAAAATCCCCGGTTGGTGGGTTCAATGCGCCAAAGGTCGAGCTGTCGGAGGGTGGTCGGCGCGCCGACGGTGAAGGCGTCCAGTGCGCGACGCTCGCTGGGATGGGGGTGGGCGGCCAACACGGCCTGGCGACCGTTGGCAAAGACCTCGACGAGGTATTTGTCCACGAATACCCGCAACTCCAGGTCCTCGTCGTCTGCCAGTTCCGTGATGGCGAACGGTGCCTCCGTCGTCCCCACCCGGAGCGTGCCCGTGTCCGGTCGGAGAAGAATGGGAAGTCCCGGATCGTCACCGCCGGCGAACAGGACGAAGCCCAAGAGTTTTCGCAATGCCTCGGCGCGCGGGATGATCACCCGAAACTCGACCGAATCCCCGGGCAGTTCGGTGATCCGTTGCAATTCCGGAGCAGACGTGGGTGGCACCCGATCGCCATGGCCGGTGATGGCGTGCGACAAGACGACATTGCGGAGGGTGACGGGGTCGCGTCGCTGTCCTTCAAGTTCGCGGAGGGGCTGAATCCTCAGGCGCCCATCCGACGGCAGACTCAGTTCGCGCGGCAGCGACTGAATGGTCCGATGGAGAAGGACGTTGTCAGGTCCCACCGAAGTAAGCCAAGCCCACATCACCCGGCGTCCATCGGAAGTCTCAACGCTTTCGGGCGCGAAGAAGTCGGTGCGGTTCAGCACACCCCAAACGAGCTGCTCGTTCCGGGCCCAGTTCATGCGGCCATGCGTTCGCGGCACGAATTGCTCTGCAGTGGCATCCCAATCGCCGAGATAATACCGGCAGCCCAACGGGTGGCTGATGCACAGGAGCATCCACTGGTCGCCCAAGGGGAAGAAATTGGGACACGAGATATCCTCACCCACCACAACATCCGGAGACTGCCGCCCTACAAAATCGCCGATGAGCGTCCAGTGGCGCAGGTCCTTGGACTTGAACACGGGCGGATTGTTGCCCCCGGAGATGGCGTAGTACGTGTCACCCACCCGGAAGCAGTCGGGGTCCCAGTGGTTCATCTCGGCCGGGCTGCCGTCGGCACGTTGGACCTCGACCGGGTAGGGCTTCTCCCAGCCCGACAGCTGGCGATCGGTGGCGATGGCGATCTGATTCCGGCCCGAAGATTCGCCATGGTAGATCACCGCAGGGCGGCCATCGGGCGCGATGAAACCGGTGCCGCTGAACATGCCGTGCCCGGTAAACGACCGTTGGAGAACCGTGGGCTGCCATGTCCAGTGGAGCAGGTCGGGGCTGGTGACATGAACGAAGGCGAAGGTCTGGCGACCCTTCCAAGGATGCCGAAGGATGTAGTGGAGGTGATACAGGCCATCGAGATGGAAGGCCGCATTGGGATCCCCGGGCAGGCTCTCGGCGCCGGGATGCATGAGGTGATAGTTGAGGATCCACTCCTCGGGCACGTCCGGCTGAACAACCTCAGCGGCACCCGGCGCGGCCTCCGGCGGCGTCACGAGGAAGCTGTCGTCACCATCCAGGATCAACCGTCCGCCCTCGACGCGAGCGGCGCCCACCAACCGGCCAGGAGGAAAGTGTCCCGTGGCGTCTCGCACGTCCCCGTTCTCGAAGTGCCACCATCCCACCGGCGCCGGTTCAGAGGGTTGGTTGGGCTTGAGCGCACCGATTTGGGAAGCGGACAGCGCGAAGTCATAGATGCGAGCGTCCTCGATGGAACCGGCGAAACACGCGCCGTCCTGAGCCTCGAGGTGCCTCAGACCGAGCACGACGGCGCTGTCCGGACCGAACATCCGGACGCCGTCCACCACGTACCGCGAGTACGGCGTCCCATTGCGATAGATCTCCACCTCCCGGCCGCGATACACGATGGCGATCTGCACTGGGTCTCCGCCGGTGCTGGTTTCCTCCGGCACCGACCCCTGGGACCGCAGGGTCCGTTTGAAGGAGTCGCTGCCGGCCATCCAGCGTCCCGGCGCGATCTCGCCGAAGACGACGCCATCAAAGTGCGAGTGGCGGTCGTCGAGAGTCAGCACACTGCCACCGCGCTGGGTCAGATTTGCCGGAGCGGCCCACACCACGAGCGTCTTTTCCCGAAGCGGGTTCGGCAGGGTGGGTTCGGCCGCGAACGCGCCATTCGAAAGCGCGGCGACGGCGACCATGGTGGAGAAGATGGCCCTGATGTTCATAAATCTCAGCAAAGATCACGAAACTGGCGAGGAGATGCCATCGTGGGGGGTGCTTGAAAAGAAAGATATCAACCAGAACGTCACGACAGCCGCGATCCTCTGCTGACGAGGCACAAAAGTTTCGTGCGCTCAACGGGACGAGGCACGAGCCACGGTGAGCAGCAGGAAGGCGGCGACGATGATCCACGGGATCCACGCCGGGCCGGGAAGCCCTCGGCGATCGCCGGGATCCCGGGTTGCCGCCACACGCCGGGCCAGTTCAGGAAAGGTGCGCTGCGTCCAAACCGTCGCGGCAATCAGCAGGGCACCCACGAACGCCAGCAGAGCTGGAAAACGGGCGAACGAACGAAAAACGGAAAAGGCCGGCCAGAGCACGTAGAGCAAGATCAGGGCAATCCCCGCCACCAGGTGGGGGTGCGACGTCCAAAGACCCGTGACCGACTCCGCTGACCAGGCCATCACCGGCACGAGTGCGACACCCAAAATGGCCGCAATTCCTGACGCTTCCGAGAAGCCGGTGCGCGCGAGCCACCTGCTCGCGATGGCAAACGCGGTACCGCACGCCGCGGCCACGCCGCGGCCACGCCGAGCACGCCCAATGGCCCAATCTCGGGCCACCAATCCACGAGGAACCACACGCACGCAAAAACCACGAAGATCGCGCCGAACAGGTTCGCAATGGTCACCCAGTTGATAGAGTGACAGGTCAAATATCTGCTCCCGGCCCGGGGAAGCGGCGGGGAGGCCGTGTCAACGGTGGTCGCTGTGGGCGCGCTCATGGGTGGTGGAACAGGAATGCGAGCCGGCATCCGAGGGCCACACAGGGACAGGACCTCCATCCGCAGATCTGGCGATGGCGGGCCTTTCGTCGCGGAGGAAGCCGCTGTCCTCGTGCGCCAGCGTCGCCTGAAGACTCCCGCCTCGTTTCCCGTCGCCCATGATCCCTGCATGTGGGACGTCAGTGCAGACCTGCAGCGGCTCAAACCGCGCTTCATCCAGGGGTTCAACCGGGGCATTGACCCGGAGGGCCCGCCAGCAAGGGCTCAACCTCGCAGCCGTTGCCCCAACCGCCCGAGGAACCCGAGTTCCTCCTGTTTCAGGGCCTGCAACCGCATGCTCCCGGAGCGCTGGTCCCGTCCGCCACCATGCAGATCCTGCACCCGTTCGTTGAAGAACGGCGACGGAGCCCCGGCAGCGGTCACCTGGGCGCGAACGACCTGCTCCCACGCAGGAATCCGCGACAGGATATCGCGGATGTCCGCCGGCTCGGAGGACTCCATCAACCCCAGCAACGCCACGGGATCCTTCAGATCGGCGCCCGCGTCCGCATAATGCGCGGACAAAAACCGCAGGAGCACCTCCCGACGCGGCTCCGTATTCCAGATCGCCCGCCGTGCCATCGCCACGAGGACCGGGCGATCGGCGGCCGGCGGCAGCGTCTGGATCAACCGCTCCAGAGGTCCGGGTACCGTGGCCTCGAGGCGGAGTCGAAACAGGTACCGCTCCAGCGTCACCGCCCGGTGCGGGAACTCCAGGATCGCCTCGTCCGGAGGAAGAAGGCGCCCCAGGGTCGGACGCGCCTCCAGCTCGCGGACCCACGAGGTCACCGTGGCCTGCGGGACGGCGTTCGCCCCAAGCAGGCCGGCAAAGATCGCCTGGTCCTCCAGCTTGGGGGTGTACAGCGAGGACAGCATCAGGTCGTACTCATCGTCTTCAAAAGAGGCGAGATGCGCGCCCAGGAAGACTCCTGCCCCGGAGCGATCCACGCCGTGAGCCGCCGCCAGATGCCGCAGTACCTGGTCCGTGAGCGGCCTTGGCCGTTCCAGTTCCTCGACGAGCCGGGTGTGCACCTGTTCCACGCACCGACCCTAGGAAGGGCTCCTGTTCAGGGCAATGCCGCCCAGTCCGGAATCCCGATGACCGGCAATGCAAACGCAAACGCCTCCTCCGCCCCCGGGGTGTCGGCCAACCGGAACACCTCGTAAATCCGCTTGGGTGCCATCGGCGTGGCCACACTGTCCGGTGCCCGCCGCCAAAGCCCGAGGCGCAATCCGCCCTCATGGGCGTGATCCACGTGGCGATGCAGGATGAAGGCATCAACCCCGGACATTTCCGCCATCTTGCGCCACGCGTAGCCGTACGCCGCGGCCTGCAGGACCTCGCCGTCGGGTCCGTCGGGCGAATGAAACCCCTGCTCGCTGAGAATGACCCGGCGCGCTCGACCGTCGTGGTGGAACTCCGGACGGTCCAGAAACGCCATCAACTGTTCGAGGTTCCGGAACGTGATCCGGGGCGTCGTCCGCCAGTCCGGAGTCGCGGAGGTATCCTCCCAAGTCCGCGG is a window encoding:
- a CDS encoding esterase family protein, which translates into the protein MVEYDSTTVGTRRKVLIYTPPGYSADQKYPVLYLLHGIGGDEEEWRRGGQPEVILDNLIADQKAVPMVIVMPNGRAQPNDRAEGNVMASAPAFAHFEGDLLNDLIPFVEATYSVKTDRTDRALAGLSMGGGQSLNFGLGHLDTFAWVGGFSSAPNTRPPAELMPDPELAKQQLKLLFVSCGNQDGLIRISQGVHAFLKENGVPHIWHVDEHAHDFQHWRKALYQFAQRIFR
- a CDS encoding GH32 C-terminal domain-containing protein, coding for MNIRAIFSTMVAVAALSNGAFAAEPTLPNPLREKTLVVWAAPANLTQRGGSVLTLDDRHSHFDGVVFGEIAPGRWMAGSDSFKRTLRSQGSVPEETSTGGDPVQIAIVYRGREVEIYRNGTPYSRYVVDGVRMFGPDSAVVLGLRHLEAQDGACFAGSIEDARIYDFALSASQIGALKPNQPSEPAPVGWWHFENGDVRDATGHFPPGRLVGAARVEGGRLILDGDDSFLVTPPEAAPGAAEVVQPDVPEEWILNYHLMHPGAESLPGDPNAAFHLDGLYHLHYILRHPWKGRQTFAFVHVTSPDLLHWTWQPTVLQRSFTGHGMFSGTGFIAPDGRPAVIYHGESSGRNQIAIATDRQLSGWEKPYPVEVQRADGSPAEMNHWDPDCFRVGDTYYAISGGNNPPVFKSKDLRHWTLIGDFVGRQSPDVVVGEDISCPNFFPLGDQWMLLCISHPLGCRYYLGDWDATAEQFVPRTHGRMNWARNEQLVWGVLNRTDFFAPESVETSDGRRVMWAWLTSVGPDNVLLHRTIQSLPRELSLPSDGRLRIQPLRELEGQRRDPVTLRNVVLSHAITGHGDRVPPTSAPELQRITELPGDSVEFRVIIPRAEALRKLLGFVLFAGGDDPGLPILLRPDTGTLRVGTTEAPFAITELADDEDLELRVFVDKYLVEVFANGRQAVLAAHPHPSERRALDAFTVGAPTTLRQLDLWRIEPTNRGFYEARTNRIWEPKPL
- a CDS encoding esterase encodes the protein MKPRLLPFVLLTGLAVTSGIAQARSDAPEDDWKPATSNQPGKDYPKVNPEGRVKFRIVAPEARSVGVTFRDSSEFIRGDDGAWYGHTRPLDEGFHYYLIRLDGAEVPDPNSRMFFGANRWGSAVEVPAKDQDFYALKNVPQGQLRELFFHSKSTDAMRRAFVYTPPGYDQNPDRRYPVLYLQHGWGENEYGWGVQGRAREIMDNLIAGNKARPFLIVMIYGMTNETPMGGLRNFDITPFETVLVQELIPFVDAHFRTLSDQPHRAMAGLSMGGMETRMITLRHLDTFSHIGVFSGGSIAVTNLTDLEAFKLKNRLVFVSYGSRELGDNRGGDPKSNVEALRAAGINSHFYVSPDTAHEWQTWRRSLREFAPLLFKE